TTGGTGTAATTATACCCACTCCCGAAAGTCCCACCTTATTCATCGCTTTTAAAGAAGCTAACAAGTATAATGAGCCCGAAAACAGTACAATACCCGCAATAAATAAGGCTCCTGCATAATTTAGCAGGCTATTATTCAGCCTTTCATAGAGCATTCCCACTATCAATAAGGCAAAGGCATGATACATTTGATATTGTACACCTGTTTGGTAGGTAGATACCGTCTCCAGGCCTACCAGCTTTTTTAAGCCATGTGCACCAAATGCACCTAGAATAACTCCTAAACCCGCCAAAAAAGTACCAATGCCTAAAAATAGTTTTTGCATAATGTTAATTTAATTGAGACACCCTGTCAATGATGCTGTCACCAGACACTTCATCCTCTGTTAATATAATTTTAGCCTGCTGGTAAAATATTCTCCGATCCCCTACTTTTCTCATTACATACAGATGCAGTTGTTCATCATCTAAATCCTTAATAAGGGGACGCTTTTCTTTTTCATCCTTCAAGCGATTTACCAGGCAGGTAGTGGAACAATCGATCCATATAGTTGTTCCTTTCTGATTCATATAATCTATGTTGTTGTAAAAGCACGGAGTTCCACCCCCACAGGCCATTACAAAAC
This genomic interval from Flavisolibacter tropicus contains the following:
- a CDS encoding DUF423 domain-containing protein; the encoded protein is MQKLFLGIGTFLAGLGVILGAFGAHGLKKLVGLETVSTYQTGVQYQMYHAFALLIVGMLYERLNNSLLNYAGALFIAGIVLFSGSLYLLASLKAMNKVGLSGVGIITPIGGLFFIAGWVLLLVAVLKK
- a CDS encoding shikimate kinase, with the translated sequence MPALENRKASTSSASGAIGGRIFLIGFMGSGKSHWGKVLSDKLQIPFFDLDQKIEEKEEKSINEVFEEKGEEYFRLLEKEVLHLLVESHESFVMACGGGTPCFYNNIDYMNQKGTTIWIDCSTTCLVNRLKDEKEKRPLIKDLDDEQLHLYVMRKVGDRRIFYQQAKIILTEDEVSGDSIIDRVSQLN